In a single window of the Plasmodium cynomolgi strain B DNA, chromosome 6, whole genome shotgun sequence genome:
- a CDS encoding hypothetical protein (putative): MSDSAQIYMENVLHITGYLHRLLFLMKELDFKEHKINKLIQEKEEIYLENLNYLTKNRVDRQGTYLTGQSSMQNEELLLEFENQNCETECAQLNGRCDEGDVDSSGGRQVRVKEEEHSGGEDPTGGNSHHPTSDGKKTTAYSKEGTKSNPRDAPRGGLHLEEKTHSGGRSPVERKGVKREVPTDDEQKGEAPNEADRVARNVADHEAHPIALTNALTNALTNAHPNAHPNALPIDHPCGEPASPSLKREADLALHNGDVLPTSQTYKKKNSNQHMPIANTDDEAKSQVCRPLQIYTEEELEKLLKEIISDREQCIALLKEKICINNQISYLIKTDFDRVKSQHDKLFVEMEMNGESPPYMHNTGRNRNAQSEWDHQDNVHERSGFPHDQLVNHVHGNDILGSAPHGTAAHGTAAHGTAAHARPNHNRSTHQLDPYDMEKTKDDDGDSSSIKAFGRKHSQKYDEDYNPYTVGKNKKSKKSKKSRAGENANATANTNTSAAANTTANANTNATAKLKAAPDKGASDVGGDVSESAMQSVDQRVDQRGGQNASPSGSNQMRIRLLSVKNPSQEEAHLAAQTDQADGVPPEDVGPAGVEEATHLSTSEVKADVAKSTSHEATKIENEDHVEEGATPHGEQTNGNDDSNGSSDNH; the protein is encoded by the exons atttatttagaaaatttgaattatttGACAAAGAATCGAGTTGATAGACAGGGTACTTACTTGACTGGACAATCGAGCATGCAGAATGAGGAGCTCCTGCTTGAGTTCGAAAATCAGAACTGTGAGACGGAGTGCGCTCAACTGAATGGGAGATGTGACGAGGGGGACGTGGACTCGTCGGGGGGGCGCCAAGTGCGCGttaaggaggaggagcactCCGGGGGGGAGGACCCAACAGGGG GGAACTCGCACCATCCCACCTCCGACGGGAAAAAGACCACCGCGTATTCAAAGGAAGGTACTAAAAGCAACCCGCGAGATGCGCCCAGGGGTGGTCTCCacttggaggaaaaaacgcaCAGTGGGGGCAGAAGCCCCGTCGAGCGAAAAGGGGTTAAGCGGGAAGTACCAACAGATGATGAGCAGAAAGGGGAAGCCCCAAACGAGGCAGACCGTGTAGCACGTAATGTAGCAGACCACGAGGCACACCCGATTGCTCTCACGAATGCTCTCACGAATGCTCTCACGAATGCTCACCCGAATGCTCACCCGAATGCTCTCCCGATTGATCACCCGTGTGGGGAGCCGGCCAGCCCATCCCTGAAGCGCGAAGCTGACCTGGCCTTGCACAACGGAGACGTCCTACCTACCTCCCAgacgtacaaaaaaaaaaacagcaaccAACACATGCCCATCGCAAACACAGACGATGAAGCAAAGAGCCAAGTGTGTAGACCCTTACAGATATACACAGAGGAGGAGTTAGAAAAACTTcttaaagaaattattagCGATAGGGAACAGTGCATAGCTCTactgaaagaaaaaatatgcattaataatCAGATCTCTTACCTCATAAAAACCGATTTCGATCGTGTAAAAAGTCAGCATGACAAGCTGTTCGTCGAAATGGAGATGAATGGTGAGTCGCCTCCTTACATGCACAACACGGGTAGGAACAGGAACGCCCAGTCCGAGTGGGACCACCAGGACAACGTCCATGAGAGGAGTGGCTTCCCACATGATCAGCTCGTCAACCATGTGCACGGAAACGATATCCTTGGTAGCGCTCCCCATGGTACCGCCGCACATGGTACCGCTGCCCATGGTACGGCTGCCCATGCAAGGCCCAACCACAACAGGAGCACCCACCAGCTTGACCCATACGACATGGAGAAGACCAAAGACGATGACGGAGATAGCTCCTCCATCAAAGCCTTTGGTAGAAAGCATTCCCAAAAGTACGACGAGGATTACAACCCCTACACTGtggggaagaataaaaaatcgaAGAAATCGAAGAAGAGCCGAGCGGGCGAGAACGCCAACGCCACCGCTAACACCAACACCAGCGCCGCCGCTAACACCACCGCTAACGCCAACACCAACGCAACCGCTAAACTGAAGGCCGCGCCCGACAAGGGAGCCTCGGACGTGGGCGGCGATGTGAGTGAAAGCGCGATGCAGAGTGTGGACCAAAGAGTGGACCAACGTGGGGGCCAAAATGCCTCCCCAAGCGGAAGCAACCAAATGCGAATTCGCCTCCTTTCGGTGAAGAACCCCTCGCAGGAGGAGGCCCACCTGGCTGCGCAAACCGACCAGGCTGACGGTGTTCCCCCGGAGGACGTGGGACCCGCAGGGGTGGAGGAGGCCACACACTTATCCACCTCGGAAGTCAAGGCAGACGTGGCCAAATCGACCAGCCATGAAGCAACAAAAATTGAGAATGAAGATCATGTCGAAGAGGGTGCCACCCCCCATGGGGAACAAACCAATGGGAATGACGACTCCAATGGGAGCAGCGACAACCattag
- a CDS encoding hypothetical protein (putative), which yields RCSKKWVLHKQEENAEYTFRSPQGGNELTTWEGVHHSGDNQVVPVQVEAKLNLMPIVHTNQVMEGPPVIAPMLSNSPGKKKSILLSTQRGKQALTKPSKNAKTSGEEEEEAHPDSATNKRQNESAPKKGAPLSKRGVDISRRKLRSLSRRTAQSAKSIRPQPSPSRGSLQKGISPRGPRGTVGKTVGHTVGRSVGSTHSRAKRALPSRPSLRASPLRSAKRKKQNRCHDHQEGEKQKDNRKNVKEFIKALNNS from the exons AGATGCAGCAAAAAGTGGGTTCTACACAAGCAGGAGGAAAACGCCGAGTACACATTTCGGAGCCCCCAGGGTGGGAATGAATTAACCACTTGGGAAGGGGTTCACCACAGTGGAGATAACCAAGTGGTTCCCGTTCAGGTAGAAGCGAAACTGAACCTCATGCCGATTGTACACACAAATCAGGTGATGGAAGGCCCCCCAGTGATTGCGCCCATGCTGAGCAACTCACcaggaaaaaagaagtcaATTCTTTTATCCACACAGAGAGGAAAGCAAGCACTTACCAAACCtagtaaaaatgcaaagacatcgggtgaagaagaagaagaagcccaCCCTGACAGTGCCACTAACAAACGACAGAATGAATCTGCCCCAAAGAAAGGAGCCCCTCTCTCTAAAAGGGGGGTAGATATTTCCAGGAGGAAGTTAAGGAGCCTTTCTAGACGTACAGCCCAATCTGCCAAAAGCATTCGTCCACAACCGAGTCCCTCCAGGGGGTCACTACAAAAAGGGATCTCTCCGAGGGGTCCACGCGGCACCGTTGGCAAGACTGTTGGCCATACTGTTGGCAGGAGTGTTGGCAGCACACACAGCAGAGCTAAGAGGGCTCTTCCATCTCGTCCTTCTCTGCGAGCTTCCCCCCTGCGGAGTGCCAAacggaagaagcaaaac CGCTGTCACGACCATCAAGAAggagagaagcaaaaggacAACCGGAAAAACGTAAAGGAATTCATAAAGGCGTTGAATAACTCC